The window GCCAGGATCCACCAATGGCAAACCGCCAAAGTAGAACGGAAAAAATTGGAGAAGGAATGGAAACGGAGAAGGGAAGAAGCAAACCTTTCCCACAACAAAAGGTCCAAAAAAGGATTGGATCTCCATGACCATGATGGGAGGGCTAAAAAAGATTTAGTTCGAGTTTCTGGTAAAGATGGACAGGCAGGCCGATTAAAAAACCAAATCGAACGTAGGACAGAGATAAGCGCCGAAAGGGAAAAACAAATTTGGGAAACTTTGCCAGAAAAAGAAACGATTGGCATCGAGTGGCAGAATCTTCAAACAAAACGGAACCATTTGTTTTTGTATGAAGGTGAAAGGTTAGTCCTTCCTTTTCTCTCTTTGGAATTAGAGTTCCATTTATCGATTCGATCCCAATCGAGGATTGCAGTCACAGGTGCGAATGGTTCGGGTAAATCGAGTTTGTTAAGGCATCTTATCGAAGATTTTAAGGAAAGAAAAATTGCAACCGTTTACCTCCCTCAAGAATTTTCAAAACAGGAACTTACGGTTTTACTCCAAACCTTTCAATCCTCAAATGATTCGAAACAGGCAGACATACTTTCCATTGTCCATCGATTGGGAGGTGATCCCAAACGATTTTTGGAATCGGAGGCTTTGAGCCCAGGTGAAGGAAAAAAACTTTTCCTGGCACTCCATCTCGATACGTATCCAGAGGTGCTTGTCTTAGACGAACCAACCAACCATTTGGATTTAAAATCGATTGAAGCATTGGAAACATCCTTACAAGAATGGAAGGGGACACTCATCCTTGTGAGCCATGACCAGAGGTTTCTCCAAACCTTGGCAAGTGAGGAGTGGGATTTGGAAAACTTCCGGCTCAGACAAAAACATCTAGACAGAATCTAAGCATTGTACTTAGAATAATTCTAAGGAGTGACATTATGCCACAAGTGACATCACATGCCCCTGATTTTAAAGCAACCGCAGTGATCGGGGACAGTTTCAAAGAAATCAAATTATCTGATTACAAGGGAAAATGGGTGGTACTCTTTTTCTATCCACTTGATTTTACATTTGTATGTCCAACAGAGATCATTGAATACGATGCAAAACTAGAAGATTTTAAAAAGATCGGAGCTGAAGTTTTGGGTGTATCTGTTGATAGCGAATTTTCACACTTAGCTTGGAAAAAAACGCCTAAAAAAGAAGGTGGTATTGGAGAGATCAAATACCCACTCATCGCAGACAAAACAAAAGAAATTGCAAAGTCTTTTGGTGTTCTCATTGAGTCAGGTCCTGATGCAGGAGTTGCTTTACGCGGAACTTTCATCATCGACCCACAAGGTATCATCCGCCAAGCAACTGTTAACGACCTTCCAGTAGGACGT of the Leptospira biflexa serovar Patoc strain 'Patoc 1 (Paris)' genome contains:
- a CDS encoding peroxiredoxin codes for the protein MPQVTSHAPDFKATAVIGDSFKEIKLSDYKGKWVVLFFYPLDFTFVCPTEIIEYDAKLEDFKKIGAEVLGVSVDSEFSHLAWKKTPKKEGGIGEIKYPLIADKTKEIAKSFGVLIESGPDAGVALRGTFIIDPQGIIRQATVNDLPVGRNIEEALRLIKAFQFVEKHGEVCPANWDEGKKTMKADPTGSKAYFASVN
- a CDS encoding ATP-binding cassette domain-containing protein, whose protein sequence is MSKTLRIHNGTFRYETHSSPIFENLNVHFSSGWTGLIGKNGSGKSTLAKIISRELTLDEGSIIGSHHVLYLSQGTEMELEELREFFYDDSKETGFWKSLLQIKIQQAEDYETLSFGEKRKLLLSQILSKKPEVLILDEPTNHLDLKSQMILREAMRAYNGIGILISHDRSLLDEVTSSCIFLEKNFLEQRPGNYSEGKRERDKEAKARIHQWQTAKVERKKLEKEWKRRREEANLSHNKRSKKGLDLHDHDGRAKKDLVRVSGKDGQAGRLKNQIERRTEISAEREKQIWETLPEKETIGIEWQNLQTKRNHLFLYEGERLVLPFLSLELEFHLSIRSQSRIAVTGANGSGKSSLLRHLIEDFKERKIATVYLPQEFSKQELTVLLQTFQSSNDSKQADILSIVHRLGGDPKRFLESEALSPGEGKKLFLALHLDTYPEVLVLDEPTNHLDLKSIEALETSLQEWKGTLILVSHDQRFLQTLASEEWDLENFRLRQKHLDRI